The Neosynechococcus sphagnicola sy1 region GCGATCGACCACCGTCACAGCAAGACCAGGCACTCGGCTGAGTTCATAGGCGATCGCTGCCCCGATCACCCCACAACCAACAACTACAATGTTTGTCATTCTGGGTAGAGGGGGAAATATGACTCCCCAGGGTTTTAGAAATTAGCGCGACGGAGAAAAGGGATTAATGCCCCATGAACCTGTTCCGGCCAATCTTCCTGAGGGTAATGCCCCACCTGATCCAGGGTCACGATTTCACCCCCAGCCAACCCACTGGCAACCTGTTGAGCCATACTGAGCGGCAGCCACGGATCTTGCAGCCCCCACACCAACAAGGTGGGTTGTTGCCAGTGAGTAAACCCCGCAGTAATTTCAGCCATCGCGGTCGCTAATTGTAAGTGCCGCACCGTTGCCAGTAAGGCACGTCCTGCCGAGGAACTGGTCAGAAAAGGCCGACGATAAACATCTAGGGCGGCATTTTGCACCTGATAAGGCCCCCCCCCTTCCAGGGTGCGATCCACTAGCAGGGGATCTTGGGTGAGCATGTCCCCGATCAGTGGCAGCCCCAGTTGTTTAATTTTCCAGGGCAATTTTGCGGTGGGGGTAATGGGGGTATTCAGGATGACTAACCGCTCAATCTGGTCAGGATGGCGCAGTCCATACTGGAGCCCGACAGATCCCAGAAAGCCTTGAACCACGAGGGAAAACCGCGAGAGTTCCAGCACCCCTAGAAACGCAGTCAATGCCTCAATAAATGCTTCGGGGGTGTAGGCAAAGTCTTGGGGTTCCGGCCAGTCGGAGTAGCCAAAGCCAATCCAGTCAGGAGCGATCGCCCGAAATCCCTGTTTGCCTAACTCCGGCAAGATCTCCCGCCAACTGTAGCTCTGGGAGGGTAACCCGTGCAACAACAGTACGGGGGATCGCCCATTGGGGGTTTCTGGGATCACCTCCCGGTAAAACCACTGTAGACTGCCCACTTGAACCTTATATTCGGCGATCGCCACCATGTTCCTCAATTTGGGGATCAACCCTGGTAAAGCACTTCCGTTGTTTGAGCTTACCGTTCCCTGGGATCTGGCAGCAAGCCATGCCTGAGGTTTGACCGACCCAGCTACTTGTGTTAATTTTTGTGATTTACGATATTTTGTAGTTTTGAATACAGAATTTTTCTGATATTCTTATTTTAAGAACAAAATAAAAACCTGTTATCCGAGAAGGAGCCTGTCATGTCTACTGAGC contains the following coding sequences:
- a CDS encoding alpha/beta fold hydrolase, producing the protein MVAIAEYKVQVGSLQWFYREVIPETPNGRSPVLLLHGLPSQSYSWREILPELGKQGFRAIAPDWIGFGYSDWPEPQDFAYTPEAFIEALTAFLGVLELSRFSLVVQGFLGSVGLQYGLRHPDQIERLVILNTPITPTAKLPWKIKQLGLPLIGDMLTQDPLLVDRTLEGGGPYQVQNAALDVYRRPFLTSSSAGRALLATVRHLQLATAMAEITAGFTHWQQPTLLVWGLQDPWLPLSMAQQVASGLAGGEIVTLDQVGHYPQEDWPEQVHGALIPFLRRANF